One Malus sylvestris chromosome 14, drMalSylv7.2, whole genome shotgun sequence DNA segment encodes these proteins:
- the LOC126599767 gene encoding uncharacterized protein LOC126599767, which translates to MTTSLKKERSSATKTRRRRSLRRELRRSLTPWSTPGPSGSIALPQSPPSPSRRIGAAPSARSTPSLPSRSSGVCDRTNLAIFWWWKNPRREEEEAQNSQKGSQGGGRNRS; encoded by the exons ATGACGACGAGCCTGAAGAAGGAGAGATCGTCGGCAACCAAGACTCGGCGTCGTCGAAGCCTTCGAAGGGAATTGCGCCGCAGTCTCACTCCCTGGAGCACTCCTGGACCTTCTGGTTCAATAGCCCTGCCGCAAAGTCCGCCAAGTCCAAGCAGGAGGATTGGGGCAGCTCCATCGGCCCGATCTACACCTTCATTACCGTCGAGGAGTTCTGGAG TTTGTGATAGAACAAATTTGGCCATTTTTTGGTGGTGGAAGAACCCTCGcagggaggaggaagaagccCAGAACTCACAGAAGGGCTCTCAGGGAGGAGGAAGAAACCGGTCTTAG